A single genomic interval of Sinorhizobium meliloti harbors:
- a CDS encoding Spy/CpxP family protein refolding chaperone — translation MATLRTFLLAGTLLMLSTPGFAEEAHHPDPTAGQASEGAVQQAPAASPSATMQSGMMSGDMMGGMMRMMMGAQDPMGMMACQAPMGQAAMGAIAQMMAPEHIEGRIAFLKTELKITPEQEPLWNAFAETLRANARGPRDGMMQMSGGMAGAGEAAATPLQRLDLRESALAGRLEGIRKLKAALVPLYQSLEGAQKQIADRLLVPPMMGIM, via the coding sequence ATGGCGACACTGCGGACGTTCCTGCTGGCAGGCACACTGCTTATGCTCAGCACGCCGGGCTTTGCCGAAGAAGCGCATCATCCCGATCCCACAGCCGGACAGGCGAGTGAAGGAGCCGTCCAGCAGGCTCCTGCAGCGAGCCCGAGCGCCACCATGCAGAGCGGCATGATGTCCGGCGACATGATGGGCGGTATGATGCGGATGATGATGGGCGCACAAGATCCCATGGGGATGATGGCCTGTCAGGCACCGATGGGGCAGGCCGCCATGGGTGCGATCGCCCAGATGATGGCCCCCGAACACATCGAGGGGCGCATCGCGTTCCTGAAGACGGAGCTCAAGATAACCCCCGAGCAGGAGCCGTTGTGGAACGCCTTCGCCGAAACTCTGCGAGCCAACGCCCGCGGTCCACGGGATGGGATGATGCAGATGTCTGGTGGGATGGCCGGGGCGGGTGAGGCAGCCGCGACCCCGTTGCAGCGTCTGGACCTGAGAGAAAGCGCCCTGGCCGGACGGCTCGAGGGAATACGCAAGCTGAAAGCCGCCCTCGTTCCTCTCTATCAGTCACTCGAGGGCGCGCAGAAACAGATAGCTGACAGGCTGCTTGTGCCCCCAATGATGGGGATCATGTAA
- the blh gene encoding bifunctional sulfur transferase/dioxygenase Blh — protein MPITAISDKLSVSPQLSVEDIPSLRDKGFKTLINNRPDNEDTFQPNTQAGRQEAKHCSLAYAFIPVTADTITEADVRAFQRAVDESNGPVLAYCQTGRRSLDLYLIGEVLDGRMSADEAVVFGRSRGFDTSSAAVWLERHAARRPQVKGFFDKRTWSVQYVVSDPATRKCAIVDPVLDFDERAGATATINADAILDYVRDNDLTVEWILDTHPHADHFSAAQYLKEKTGAQTAIGERVVDVQKLWQKIYNWPGLATDGSQWDRLFADGEDFKVGSIEAKVLFSPGHTLASITYVIGDAAFVHDTLFLPDSGTARADFPGGDARILWTSIQDILALPDETRIFTGHDYQPDGRAPRWESTVADQKKFNPHLAGVTEEEFVALRTKRDKTLPVPKLILHALQVNIRGGRLPEPEANGKRYLKLPLDALQGAAWE, from the coding sequence ATGCCTATCACTGCAATATCCGACAAACTTTCGGTATCGCCGCAGCTAAGTGTCGAGGACATCCCATCGCTGCGCGACAAGGGATTCAAAACACTGATCAACAACCGGCCGGACAACGAAGACACCTTTCAGCCGAACACGCAGGCGGGAAGGCAGGAAGCGAAACACTGCAGCTTGGCTTACGCGTTCATCCCGGTCACGGCCGACACGATCACCGAGGCGGACGTGCGTGCTTTCCAGCGCGCGGTCGATGAGTCGAATGGGCCTGTTCTGGCGTATTGCCAGACCGGCAGGCGTTCCTTAGACCTCTACCTCATTGGTGAGGTTCTTGACGGCCGGATGTCTGCCGATGAGGCCGTCGTGTTCGGACGCAGCCGCGGCTTCGACACTTCTTCCGCTGCAGTTTGGCTGGAGAGACATGCCGCGCGCCGGCCGCAGGTGAAGGGTTTCTTCGACAAGCGCACGTGGAGCGTCCAGTACGTGGTGTCCGATCCCGCGACCCGCAAATGCGCCATCGTCGATCCCGTACTCGACTTCGACGAAAGGGCCGGTGCAACGGCAACCATCAACGCCGATGCGATCCTCGACTACGTCCGGGACAATGATCTGACCGTCGAATGGATCCTCGACACCCATCCGCATGCCGACCACTTTTCGGCGGCCCAGTATCTGAAGGAGAAAACCGGCGCGCAAACAGCTATCGGCGAGCGCGTCGTCGATGTCCAGAAATTGTGGCAGAAAATCTATAACTGGCCGGGGCTTGCTACCGACGGCTCCCAATGGGACCGACTGTTTGCCGATGGTGAGGACTTTAAGGTCGGTTCCATCGAAGCGAAAGTGCTGTTCTCACCGGGACATACGCTTGCCTCGATCACGTACGTCATCGGCGACGCGGCCTTCGTGCACGACACGCTCTTTTTGCCCGACAGCGGGACTGCGCGAGCCGATTTCCCCGGTGGTGATGCCCGCATTCTGTGGACGTCGATCCAGGACATTCTCGCGCTCCCGGACGAGACGCGGATCTTCACCGGCCACGACTACCAGCCGGACGGTCGGGCGCCGCGCTGGGAAAGCACGGTGGCTGATCAGAAGAAGTTCAACCCGCATCTGGCCGGCGTGACGGAAGAAGAATTCGTGGCTCTCAGGACGAAGCGCGACAAGACGCTGCCAGTGCCGAAGCTCATCCTGCATGCCCTGCAGGTGAACATCCGCGGCGGGCGACTGCCGGAGCCGGAAGCCAATGGCAAGCGCTACCTCAAGCTTCCGCTCGATGCATTGCAGGGAGCTGCCTGGGAATGA
- the bigR gene encoding sulfite-sensing transcriptional repressor BigR, giving the protein MTTDLKAMLKAGLSSAEMASRAGEVASLLKTLSHPARLMIVCTLAEGQYSVGELEEKLDVHQPHLSQHLTVLRGSGIVETRRDGKQIFYSLTEEKAAQLVAALYDIFCVKEEK; this is encoded by the coding sequence ATGACAACTGATCTGAAAGCAATGTTGAAGGCAGGATTGTCTTCGGCGGAGATGGCCAGCCGTGCCGGAGAGGTGGCAAGCCTCCTGAAGACGCTGTCGCATCCCGCACGCCTGATGATCGTCTGCACGCTTGCGGAAGGCCAGTATTCGGTGGGCGAGCTTGAAGAGAAGCTTGATGTCCACCAGCCGCATCTGTCGCAGCACCTGACGGTGCTGCGCGGCTCGGGAATCGTCGAGACGCGGCGGGACGGGAAGCAGATCTTCTATTCCCTGACGGAGGAGAAGGCGGCCCAACTGGTTGCTGCCCTCTATGACATCTTCTGCGTGAAGGAGGAGAAATGA
- a CDS encoding YeeE/YedE family protein, whose protein sequence is MSTYFASLAGGILIGASAVMLLLLNGRIAGISGIVGRLAQRVCLTTNLAFVLGLLLGPLAYLLVFGGWPTVEITAGWPLIILAGLLVGFGSRMGSGCTSGHGVLGLARLSPRSMVAVATFLTAGAVAVAVF, encoded by the coding sequence ATGAGCACCTATTTCGCCTCATTGGCTGGCGGCATACTGATAGGCGCATCTGCCGTCATGCTCTTGCTCCTTAACGGGCGGATCGCCGGGATCAGCGGTATCGTCGGGCGTCTCGCTCAGCGCGTTTGCCTGACGACCAATCTTGCCTTTGTGCTTGGCCTGCTGCTCGGGCCGCTCGCCTACCTACTGGTGTTCGGCGGCTGGCCGACGGTGGAGATCACGGCAGGCTGGCCGCTGATCATCCTCGCCGGACTTCTCGTGGGCTTCGGCTCGCGCATGGGCTCGGGCTGCACCAGCGGGCACGGCGTGCTCGGGCTTGCTCGCCTCTCTCCGCGCTCCATGGTGGCGGTTGCCACCTTCCTGACGGCCGGCGCGGTCGCCGTGGCAGTTTTTTGA
- a CDS encoding YeeE/YedE family protein has product MNRNIYQLGAALASGIVFGFGLSLSGMLNPVRVQGFLDVFGTWDPSLAFVLGGAVVVAFIGVQVMKRMRHPAFDDHFHVPTNQRIDAPLIIGSALFGLGWGIGGFCPGPALASLSTGIPQTALFVIAMLVGMTLYDKVWSKGT; this is encoded by the coding sequence ATGAACAGGAACATCTATCAGCTCGGAGCGGCTCTCGCCTCCGGTATCGTCTTCGGCTTTGGCCTGTCTCTATCGGGCATGCTGAACCCGGTCCGCGTCCAGGGCTTCCTCGATGTCTTCGGCACATGGGATCCAAGCCTTGCCTTCGTTCTCGGCGGCGCTGTCGTCGTTGCCTTTATCGGCGTGCAGGTGATGAAGCGGATGCGCCATCCGGCCTTCGACGACCATTTCCATGTGCCGACGAATCAGAGGATCGACGCGCCGCTGATCATCGGCTCGGCCCTGTTCGGCCTGGGCTGGGGCATCGGCGGCTTCTGCCCCGGTCCGGCTCTCGCGTCCCTGTCGACAGGCATTCCCCAGACAGCATTGTTTGTAATTGCCATGCTGGTCGGCATGACCTTGTACGACAAAGTATGGAGCAAAGGGACGTGA
- a CDS encoding sulfite exporter TauE/SafE family protein has translation MEQRDVSTSILAAVGSGGIVGFMLGLLGGGGSILATPLLLYVVGVTQPHIAIGTGALAVSVNAFANFASHAIKGHVWWRCAAVFSTLGVVGALAGSSLGKAIDGDRLIFLFGILMLVVGVLMLKPRKPAAVECRPVDLRMCLATAAMALAAGAASGFFGIGGGFLIVPGLMLATGMPMINAIGTSLLSVGAFGLATALNYASSALVDWWIAVEFIGGGLVGGLLGMLLATRLSAHKNILDRLFAAVIFVVAAYILYQSARQAGAHQSILDPQVVFGGAHAGS, from the coding sequence ATGGAGCAAAGGGACGTGAGCACCTCGATCCTCGCGGCAGTTGGCTCCGGCGGGATCGTCGGCTTCATGCTCGGTCTGCTCGGCGGTGGCGGCTCAATCCTCGCCACGCCGCTGCTTCTCTACGTCGTCGGAGTGACGCAGCCGCACATTGCTATCGGAACGGGTGCGCTTGCGGTCTCGGTGAACGCCTTCGCGAACTTTGCCAGCCACGCGATCAAGGGGCACGTCTGGTGGCGGTGTGCCGCCGTCTTCTCCACGCTCGGCGTCGTCGGCGCGCTTGCCGGCTCCAGCCTCGGCAAGGCGATTGACGGCGACCGCCTGATCTTCCTGTTCGGCATCCTGATGCTCGTCGTTGGCGTCTTGATGCTGAAGCCCCGGAAGCCGGCGGCGGTCGAATGTCGTCCTGTCGACCTCAGAATGTGCCTCGCCACCGCTGCCATGGCACTCGCCGCCGGCGCTGCATCCGGCTTCTTCGGTATTGGCGGGGGCTTCCTGATCGTTCCCGGCCTGATGCTGGCGACGGGCATGCCGATGATCAACGCGATAGGCACCTCGCTCCTCTCCGTCGGTGCGTTCGGATTGGCGACCGCCCTGAACTATGCGAGTTCAGCCCTGGTGGACTGGTGGATTGCCGTCGAGTTCATCGGGGGTGGCCTCGTAGGCGGCTTGCTCGGGATGCTACTCGCCACACGGCTCAGCGCCCACAAGAACATCTTGGACCGCTTGTTCGCCGCGGTCATCTTCGTAGTCGCTGCCTACATCCTGTACCAGAGCGCACGGCAGGCCGGGGCGCACCAAAGCATCCTCGATCCTCAAGTGGTCTTCGGCGGTGCTCACGCCGGGAGCTGA
- a CDS encoding copper-binding protein, with protein sequence MKSLIQLTLASALALGTAYGALAQEFTKATVKKVDAKAKKVTLIHEELKSLEMPAMTMVFRVQDDAMLDKLKEGANVEFVAERVNGKLTVTQVK encoded by the coding sequence ATGAAAAGCCTCATCCAACTCACGCTCGCCTCTGCGCTCGCGCTCGGAACAGCCTACGGCGCGCTGGCGCAGGAGTTCACAAAGGCAACCGTCAAGAAAGTCGACGCGAAGGCCAAGAAGGTCACGCTCATCCACGAGGAGCTGAAGAGCCTCGAAATGCCGGCGATGACGATGGTGTTCCGCGTCCAGGACGACGCGATGCTGGATAAGCTGAAGGAAGGCGCGAACGTCGAGTTCGTCGCCGAGCGCGTAAACGGCAAGCTGACCGTGACGCAGGTCAAGTAA
- a CDS encoding cupredoxin domain-containing protein, with protein sequence MKAQIFGLLVAALATPAFAGGNHAGGHEEALAVGEPGRKANATRTIEVTMKETDDGKMIFTPSTFNVRKGQTVRFAIKNAGELDHEFVLDQEDNIMEHKAVMEKFPEMEHDDPNAIRLAAGESGEIIWKFTNDGTFKIACLVPGHYDAGMHGDVTVAKK encoded by the coding sequence ATGAAAGCTCAAATCTTCGGACTTCTCGTCGCCGCGCTCGCCACGCCGGCGTTCGCCGGCGGCAATCACGCAGGCGGGCACGAAGAGGCCTTGGCTGTAGGCGAGCCCGGCAGGAAAGCAAACGCCACCCGGACGATTGAGGTCACGATGAAGGAGACGGACGACGGCAAGATGATCTTCACGCCATCGACCTTCAATGTCCGCAAGGGCCAAACCGTCCGCTTTGCGATCAAGAACGCAGGCGAACTCGACCACGAGTTCGTGCTCGATCAGGAAGACAACATCATGGAGCACAAGGCGGTGATGGAGAAGTTCCCGGAGATGGAGCACGACGATCCGAACGCCATCCGCCTCGCCGCCGGAGAATCCGGCGAGATCATCTGGAAGTTCACGAACGACGGCACGTTCAAGATCGCCTGCCTCGTACCCGGCCACTACGACGCCGGCATGCACGGCGACGTCACCGTTGCCAAGAAGTGA